The genomic segment CAGTCTTAGACTCCTTAGAATTTTGGGGACAAGCATCAGAGACCTGGACTAGTTCCATCTGCTCTTGAAGGTATCAGATGGTGCCTGCTATGAAATACAGGATACTAAAAGCTGTAAAATTTGCTACGTTTGTTTCTAGATCTGCCTGATTCATTTTATACACCTAGAGTAAATGTATTCTTTCTCCCAGCCTGGAGTTTGAATGCCAGTGTTTTAAAGAGAGTCAGCAGTGCCATTCTGGTGACGTGTGTGGGCATTCTACCTCAGTGAAACTGACAGATATTTAGAATTCACCTGCATTCTCTCCGAAGGGCTGGAACCCCTTCCTAGGGTAATTTCCAGACCCGAACtacacccagctcctctgtgtcCAGGAAGATGCTGTTGAAGGAACATGGGACGCTCTAAACCCTGGATGCTCTCCCTTCCCTGGTGCAAACATTTGCAAATACTAGACAAACATCAAAAAAGCATCTAAGGTGTTAGAGAAATAGACAAACGTACTTTTCTGCTATAGTTGTTtgataaaaaatacttatttggtcTGTTTTCTAAAGGGAACTCTCCCCTTTTTACAGATGCAAGAAGAACTACTTACAGAaggatttaaaaagaaagctgaggagcTAAATAAAGAGATATATCAACTAAAAGAagacattaaaacaaataaaaataataagcctTCAGTGACTGCACAGTACCTTGATGGGGCTAGCCTAGCATTAGTTGCTGTGCTACCTGGGATTAATAAAGTATATGGTTTGATACCAAAAGCTATAAGTGAAATTATGAATAAGATTGAGACTCCCTGATAAGTATATTTTGAAAGGCATCTTTTGTCTTAATAGTGTAACACTGTAGCTCATTTTTAAAACGTGTATGTCATGATAGCTTTGTTcaagaagactttaaaaataaaaaccgaTTATCAAACAGTTGctgtagtgtatgtgtgtgtgtgtgagtcgcttagtcttgtccaactctttgagaccccatggtctgtccatggaattctccaggcaagaatactggagggggggggggttgccattcccttctctaggagatcttcccgacacagagaatgaacccaggtctcctgcactgccggtagattctttaccttctgaactaccagggaatcccacttAAGTGATTACCAACATGATTACCGTGGTctgatacacaaaaaataaaaaacaagcaatTCTGATTGAATtagtgaatttaaaaaatggaaaacaagttGAAAGATAATGATTAATTCTGGTAAAGTGTTAAGAGGAGCAAGAAACAAATATAAGAGGAAGAACATTTGCAATCTATAATACAGTCCTGGAGATCAGCTCTTTAAGTTATTATAAGCCCTTATATAACAGTGAGCAAACAGCAACAAGAACATTTTTACATGGGCaaaaatatagaaagagaaaGTGTGTTTAACTTCACTGATAATAAATGACATACAAGGTAAAATTAGGAGGGACCTGTGTCACCTCCCACCTGGGCCAGAAACAGCAGTTTGGACAGGACACTAGCTGTCAAGTGTTCCAGGAAATTGGGGGTCTCTGTTAACTGCTAGGGAGAGTGCAAATTGGTACAAATACAATTCAAAGATTTGAATGCAAGTACTGCTGCTACAGAATCCACATTTAGTAATCTGTCTTAACGGACTTATTAACCTGAGTTGAAAATGGCATATGCTATAGTATATTTGTTTCAGGATTGCTTTAATTTCAGAAGACTggaaacaactttattttttataatttttatttatttattttattttaattttgcgTTGTCCttatctttgttgctgtgcaggcctttctttagttgcaacaAGTGAAGCCTCATCCTAAATGCAgagtgcgggcttctcattgtggtggccttCTTGTTGTGGAATTCAGGCCCTAGGACACTCAGCCATCAGTACTTGGAGTACATGGGCTCAGACATTGCAGCTcgtggctctagagcacaggctcaaaagtTGTGATGCACAGCCTTAGTTgcctgccccacagcatgtggaatcttccagatcAGGGacaaaccaatgtctcctgcattggtagttgTATTCTTAATCATGAGTTGCCAAAGAAGCCCTGGAAACAACTTTCAAGCCCCTGTGTCATACACTAGTGAGATAAAACCTGAGACACACTTACAAAGGAATACTTCACAGTCTCTAGAATGAAAAAAGGAAACTCTCTTTGTGCTAGTGTGGGAAAATCTAAGATATGGAAAGTATGTATAGTTGTATTActgattgaaaaaaataatgaatgtatGCATTAGTTATCATCTATCttcaaaaatacagaagaaattgGTATCCATGTGCACAACATGAATACTCCTTCATGTTTGATgtaagacatgctgctgctgctgctaagtcgcttcagtcgtgtctgactctgtgggaccctatggactgcagcccaccaggctcctccatccatgggattttccaggcaagagtactggagtggggtgccattgccttctccatgtaagaCATGAGAGGATAACTAACTTTGCATGACACTTTCTTCTGtgacatttatatttttcaagaatTCTTACATATTGAAACATAAGTACAGTTATTAAAATTAAGAGCAGAATAATGTATGGAATGAAGAAGTTCCTATGACAAGGTGAAAGGATTATAACTACTAGAAATAACATGTCAGCTCAACAGGGAATACCTACTTGTTACAGCAGGAAGTGGAAAATATATGATGTGCATCCTAACTTTCTTGTCATTTGGAGTTCTTGCTAAGGCATTGAAATTTAGTCCCTaattctttacagaaaaaggGTCCCTGGGTGTGTTGGCTAAAATGTTCTCTAAGTACTAATCTTAGATTTTAAAAGATggtgatttcaaagaaaaatttctcttcaactcaacattttaggaattctTCTTAGCTGTCTGATGCTTGACCATTGACTTAGAATAAATTGCTGGCAATTCCCCAATAGGACAAATTCTCTTGATTTTGGGAATTTGAGCCCAACACAGATATCCCTAACCCAGGTCCCCAGCCTGAAACCCTGATCTGTCACCATCCATTCCTCCTTACCGTCTCCGATTTCCTGATTTCCTAAGATTGGGTCTGGTGTCCTTCTCTGTGATGCCATTGTATCAGATTTCCTTCAGACCACAGGATTTTTGTGTAATTTTAGTACTGAAACGACCTATTTATATTTTGTCTCCTACTGCCTCATGATCTTGTCTTTTTGATCTTCTTCCCTGTCTATGTAGCTCCCACCACAAACCCTACCACATAAGCCCAGGTATTCAAACAAGGCATGTGAATAAATACATGAGCTTCCACCCATCAGGGCCACAAATAGCCGTGgccaacccagtctagtattcttgcctggagaatcccatggacggacaagcctggcgggctacagtccgtggggtcgtagagtcagacacgacagagagactttcactcacttgtGGGTATTAATTGGAGTCATCATCTAAACAAATACAGCACAcattattctgaaatattttactaCTGATTTCCATACAGAACttggacaggggaacctgacgggctacagtctatggggtcgcaaagagtcagacatgacttagtgactaaagacaACGGCCACACGGAAAAAAATAACCTTCTCGAGTTCCAATCTGTGATTGTTCAGAATGTTTGTCTCCTACTTAATCACTCGGATAAAACACCCTTATTGCACCCTGCAACTACATAAATTGACTCTGGATTCTGTCCAATCCATGAGGATGAGTAAAATACCTCATTGCTGCCTCATTTCCTATGCAAGAGACTTTATTAAGATAACTCATCTGAGGATATTGAACACTCTATATGACAGATTTTATGTAATATCATTCATTAATTAATACTCATCAAGTAAACATATGACAAGGGATTTCACCACCCATCACCTAGcagaaaatttttcttaatataaatgaTTTCTCTTTTTCAGAGGAAAAGTACTTTCCTGTTGGGTATATGTTCTTCTATGAGTATCAAAGAATTTAGTATCATTTTAAAGATTTACTATTCACAGAAAGGCTCCttcatagctcggttggtaaagaatccacctggaatgcaggagaccctgaatcgattcctgggtcaggaagatctcctggagaagggataggctacccatgccagttttcttgggcttccctggtggcttagctgataaagaatccgcctgcaatgtggcagaacTGGagtggatctctgggttgggaagatgccctggagaagggaaaggctacccactccagtattctggcctagagaattccatggagttgcaaagactcagacacaacgtagcgactttcactttcacttattcatagaaaagtataaaactaaTAAACTGCAATCCCAATAGTGAGTTAAAAATGCTATtcatgctgcttctgctgctgctaagtcgcttcagtcgtgtccgactctgtgcaaccctatagacggcagcccactaggctcctctgtacctgggattctccaggcaagagtactggagtgggttgccattgccttctccagtgcatgaaagtgaaaagtgaaagtgaagttgctcagtcgtgcccgactcttagtgactccatggactgcagcctaccaggctcctccgtccatgggattttccaggcaagagtatgggagtgggttgccattgccttctccattaaaaaaatgcTGTTCATAATGGAATGCAAATGTTCAAAGctctgatttatttattgttgttcttgtttattcactaagttgtgtctgactctgcaatcccttggactgtagcccagtaggctcctctgtccacgggatttcccaggcaagaatactggagtgggttgccatctcctctttcccaacacagggatccaacccacatctcctgcttggcaggcagattctttaccactaagctacctggGTAGACTCTGATCTACTTATTATTGATATATAAATACTGTGCAAAACAGAACAGTATTGCACCTATTATGAACTGAGTTATTCACAGCCAACATGCCCAAATTTGTTGATAACAATAACTTTGATTATCTAGAAAAGGGTGTGGAATATGGGCAAAAAATTCATTCCTTCATATTATTGATGAATTAAAAGTCTTAAAGAAATTCCTCTTCAtaacaacagaaaaagagaacACTTTATATTATTGAATAAGCAGTACCCAGTACATGTGTATCAGTAGATTGAAATGACTAAAAAGAATAAACTCATGTTAATTATATATCTAAGCAAATGAGTCCTTTACTATTGCAGTTTTTAGCCAGTATAGAGCATGTTTCCTTAAGATCAATGAGATCTTATTTTCTGTTAAGCAGATAGGATGGCACAGTTTACTATTACATGCTAAACTTTCTGTACCTTGCTTCAGAGAGTCAAACTCATGCTAAATTAGAAACTGAATAATCGATTTTTTGGATACTTGAAAGAATAATCTAATGTCTTTCAtctccctgagaagaaatggttACAGCCAGGATTGAACCTATGTTAAGATTCCAAGGTGTCAAGGAGCCTGTAGATACAACTACCATATATCCTAGCTATT from the Bos javanicus breed banteng chromosome 3, ARS-OSU_banteng_1.0, whole genome shotgun sequence genome contains:
- the LOC133244314 gene encoding guanylate-binding protein 7-like encodes the protein MMMEHKLKMQEELLTEGFKKKAEELNKEIYQLKEDIKTNKNNKPSVTAQYLDGASLALVAVLPGINKVYGLIPKAISEIMNKIETP